Sequence from the Fictibacillus arsenicus genome:
CGGATCATAAACGAATGAAAGCTGTCAGAGTCCTTCATTGCTTCGATCATTCTATTTTCTAATCCTTCTTCCACTTCATAAAACCTGTTTAATTCAGAAGGACTTGAAGATAATAGTTGATAACGAAGCAGCGGGTAAAAACGTTCCCAGTTCATTAATGCACCTTTATCCTCTTTTTCTTCTTTTAATATGTCAAAAGTGAAAGACGGCATATAGTTAATTGCTTTTTCAATATCGTGAGAGAATACAGCTTCCCGGATAGCAGTTGCACTTGCAATGTCTCCTTTTCCTAGAACAACATCATGATAATCCGCGTTCTTTCTTTTTATAGTCAGCGGCTTTATAACTGAACCTAGTTCCCGGCTTGCACGTATGTATTCAAACCCTAAAATGTTATTTGGCTTGCTTAGGTCAAGTGTCAGTGGCATATTAAGCTGTTCATATGCCTTGGCAGCAGCTGCAGGATAGGAGAACCCTTGTGAGATAAATTCGCTAATATATGCTTGGTAGACATGGTCTTGGGAACTTACTAATTCATGTGTTTCGTTAAAAACCGTGACATCACCAGATTCGCTTCCAAAGCAGAAGGAATCAGCACCTGCTGCTTGAAGCAAATAGATGCTCCCAAAAGCAAAACGGGGTGCGTGGCTTGTGGCATAAGCGTAAGGAAGTTCAATCACAAGATCAGCGCCTCCTAAAAGAGCCATCTTCGTTCTTTTCCATTTAGAAAGCAGAGCAGGTTCCCCACGCTGAAGAAAGTTTCCGCTCATAACAGCGATAATACAGTCAGCTTGTGTTACATTCTTGGATTCCTGCAAATGATAATAATGACCATTGTGAAAAGGGTTATATTCTACAACAACACCGGTAGCTCTCAATATTTCCACTCCCTTGACAGACCTTAAATCTTTTACGTTTACATTGTACTAAAAACAGTTTAAAATCAAAAGCATCACTGTAAAGATATAATATTGACATTTTATATTTTGACCGATATAATTACTACTGTTGCCTTGAGGTGATAAAGACATGAAATGGTCACTACAGGAATTAAAGAATTTTTACCGTAAACCGTTAACGTTTGAACAAAATGTTGATGCGAGCGGTGTGATGGAAAAAGACCCGGAGATCAGAAGCATTGATCCTGTTTACGTAGAAGGACATGCAGATGTTACTCAACAAAAAGCCACTTTTTATTTGACGATAAAAGGAAAAATGGTGCTGCCTTGTGCAAGCACATTGGTGGATGTGGAATTTCCATTTTCGGTAAAAACGACGGAAATTTTCATTTTCGACCCGAACTATACGGAATTTGAAGATGAAGAAAGCCTTCATAAAGTCGAAGGACATTACGTTGATCTTCTCCCTGTCATCGAAGAGCATATTTTGCTTGAAAAGCCGCTGAAAATAACGGCTGGTGATGTCACAGATGGTCCTGCTCCCAAAGAGGGAAAAGGATGGCAAAGGATAACGGATGAAGACCGTCAAAACCGGGTTGACCCGAGATTGGCTGGTCTGGCTAAATTTTTTGACAAAGACAATGAATGAAAGAATAGGTTATAATGATTCTTTCAAGACCTTTAAGGAGGTGGATACAAAATGGCAGTACCTTTTCGCAGAACATCACAAACTCGCCAAGCGAAGCGTCGTACACACTATAAGCTTTCCATGCCTGGTATGGTAAAGTGTCCACAGTGCGGAGAATACAAGTTATCTCACCGTGTTTGTCGTGAGTGTGGATCTTACAAAGGAAAAGAAGTAGTTAGCAAGTAATGAAAAACAGGAAGCCTTATGCTTCCTGTTTTTTCATATACATAAAAAGAAGCGCTTTCTTTTATTGGAGGTGTAAAGATTGAGTGAGCAGCCTGTACTCTGGCATAAAGAAAATCAAATCGGTTGGGTAACGCTAAACCGTCCTTCTGTAAGAAATGCAATTAATTTTGAAGTGATGGAAAAATTGTCATCACTATTGGATACAGCAAAAAAAGATGATGATGTAAAAGTGCTGATCATTACGGGAGCTGGAACAAAAGCCTTTTGTTCTGGCGGGGATTTAAGTGCTTTTCACTCATTAAAAACAGAAGATGAAGCATTTGGCATGCTTTCTAAGATGGGGAATGTGCTGGATGAATTATTTTTCTTTCCTAAACCTACTGCAGCATTGATAAATGGCTCAGCGGTTGGAGGGGGTTGTGAGATTGCTGCTGCCTGTGATATCAGGCTTGCACGTGCTGAAGCGAAAGTTGGTTTTATACAGGGTAAGCTTGGAATAACAACTGGCTGGGGTGGGGGCAGCTATCTTTTAGAGCGAATCGGTCAGACGGAAGCCATGGATCTCCTCTATAGCTCTTCTCCAGTCACTGCTAAGCAAGGAATGGACCTCGGATTTATACAATATGTAATCAAAGGAAGCAGTAAAAAAGAAGCTGAACGTTATTTACAGCGATACACTTCACAGCCTCTTGGAGTAATCACTTCCTATAAAACGCTTCAGCTCAATAGGTTTGATCAGCAGAAAATTAAGCAAAATGTTCAGCACGAAATAAGAAGATGTGCAAAACTCTGGGCTTCTGATGAACATCATAGAAGAGTAGAGGCGTTTTTAAAAAAGGCTTAATTCTAAAGATTTTTGCTTTTAAATATTTATTATTGAATTGGCTTCTTTGACTAGATGATTGGAGCGCAAGGAGTGAGACTCCTCGAAAATGAAAAATCACATTTTCTTAGTGCGATGTAACGCTGTCGAAGTCTCCTTATCCTGCGGGATCCGCGGGACATGTGAGACCTCTGCAGGCTTAAATAGCCTAGGGGGCTCACCGCACGCCCCGCGGAAAGCAACATCTCCTAATAGCAACAATGGTTACGAAAACAGTTTTTAAAAAATAAACTTACCCTCATTTTAGTAGAATAAAAAGTCTATCTTTTCTAGCACTAGCATATTCATATTACAAACCACTAAAATGGGGGGATCATAATGACCAATTTGCGCCAGGATGCCTGGACAAAAGACGAAGATGCGATTCTTGCAGAAATTACACTAAGGCACATACGTGAAGGCAGTACACAGCTTGTTGCGTTTGAAGAGGTGGGAGAGAAATTAACAAGAACACCTGCTGCCTGTGGGTTTAGGTGGAACTCACTTATACGCAAACAATATGAAAAAGCGATAGCTGAAGCGAAAAAAGTTCGCAAAGAACGCAATAAAAGAAAAGGTAAACAGCTAGTTTTACAATCCAGCGATAATTCATTTTCTGTCAATGCAGAAGTCTATAGCAGAAATGAAGGAGAGAAAAGTCTCTCACTGAATGAAATCATTGTATTTTTACAGCAGCTACAATCAGAAGGTCCATCCGCAAAAAATTTAGAAGCTGAAAACAAAGCCCTGCTTTCAAGGCTGCAGCATATGAAAAAAGAGAACGGAACTCTGAAAAATAAGCTGGATAAAGTTAATAAAGAATATGAATCTGTTTGCCGTGACTATAAAGAAATTCTGCAGATCATGGAAAGAGCTAGAAAACTGACAGAAGTACCTGTTGAAAATTAAAAAAAGATGGCATCTGCCATCTTTTTTCAATTTATGCAAGCCGCTGTTCGCTTACTCCGGATGGATACCATACATAAGGATTTTGTCCGCGGTCGCGGTCTTTATTATATGTTACTGCCTCAAACCCCATCTTCTCCCAAAAGCTGCCTGATTGCTGTCTTCCGTTAGTCTTGATAGGCAAATTAAACGTTTTAGCAAACTCCACTAGAGCTCTTCCAAGTCCTTTTGTCTGGTAATGCGGAAGTACTTCCAGTTTCCATAACTCTAAATAGTCTTGCGGAGGATCAAAATATTGATCATACGCCGCTTCGATCTGATATAAACTCATTCGTGCGACTAACTTATCACCGTAATAAATTCCGTAGAAAGGGGACTCGCTGTCGTTTTCAATCATATTTTCTTGAAGGTCCTCGAGCATTGACAGTTCTTGTACACCATATTCTTTAAACTGTTTAAACTCTTCCAATGTTTTATAGTTAACTAATAATTTCTTAACTTCATATTGAAACATCTTCTCTCCCCCAGTCATTCTGTACTTTTCTCTATGCTTATAGTATATACTAATTATGCTAAAAATTCTTTAAAAATAAAATATTCGTTTAGTTTGCGCTTTCAAAAAAGGAAAATGAGTCTTTTTGTCGAAAAAGGTAATGTTGACAACAGGAAGGAGGATTAACATGAAAAAAATCTTAATAGCTAATCGTGGAGAAATTGCACTTCGAATTATTCAAACGTGTAAAGAAATGAATATTGAAACAGTTGCCGTTTATTCTGATGCAGACAAAGACCTCCCTTTTGTAAAGGCTGCTGATGTGGCAATACATATTGGGGAATCCCCGGTTGCCAAATCTTATTTACAAAGTGATTCTATCTTAAAAGCCGCTATCGAGCAAAAAGTGGATGCTATTCACCCTGGGTATGGCCTTCTATCTGAAAATGACGAGTTTGCTAAAAAAATTGAAGAAGCAGATATTAAATTTATTGGTCCTTCACCTCAAACCATCGAGTGGATGGGTGACAAGATCATGGCTCGCAAAACGATGCAGCAAGCAGGCGTTCCAATCGTTCCGGGCACTATCGAACCAATCGAGGATGTAGAAGAAGGTGTGAAACTTGCTGAACAGATCGGTTATCCTGTCATGCTTAAAGCAAGCAGCGGCGGCGGCGGAATCGGAATGGTAAAATGCGAAAATAAAGAAGATCTTCATAAGCATTTCGTATCCTCGCAGCAGAGGGCTAAGAACTATTTTGGCTCCGGAAGAATGTTTATTGAAAAATGTATTGAAAACGCAAGACATATTGAAGTTCAGGTAATGGGTGATACACATGGGAATATCGTTCACTTGTACGAACGCGACTGCAGCATTCAGCGTCGAAACCAGAAAGTGGTAGAAGAATCTCCTTCACCTTTTTTAACTGAAAGTCTTCGCTCAAAAATTACAGAAGCTGCGGTGGAAGCAGCAAAAGCTGTAAATTATGTGAATGCAGGAACAGTTGAATTTGTAGTAAGTGAGAACGGTGATTTCTACTTCCTGGAAATGAATACACGTCTTCAAGTTGAGCACCCCGTGACAGAAAGTATTACAGGACTTGATTTAGTAAGATGGCAGATTCAGATCGCACAAGGAGAAACTTTGCCACTGGCTCAAAATGAGATCTTGAGCAAAGGGCATGCGATGGAATTCAGACTGTATGCTGAGGATCCAGTTTCTTTCTTCCCTGCGCCTGGAAAGATTGAAGAATTAGTTTGGCCTGAAATGGATAACGTGAGAATTGATACAGGGTATGAAAGCGGAAATCAGGTCACACCTTTTTATGACCCAATGATTGCGAAGATTATTGTAAGCGATTCCAATCGTGCTGAATGTCTGATTAGCGCAAAGCGTTTCTTTGACAGTATTCAGATTAAAGGGCTCAAAACAAACGTGCCGCTTTTTCAACAGCTATTAGAAGATGAAGGATTTAGAAAAGGGAACTACACAACAGATTTCCTCAGCAAGAGATCAGTAAGCAAACCGTAAACAAAAAGGAGAGAGAACATGAAAGAAATTACAGCATCTATGGCAGGAACAGTATGGCAAGTATTAGTAAGTGAAGGTGATGAAGTAACAGCAGGACAAACCGTTATTATTTTGGAATCTATGAAAATGGAGATTCCGGTTGATGCTGCAGATGCAGGAACAGTAGAAAGCATCAAGTTTGCATCTGGCGATTTTGTAAATGAGGGAGACGTACTCGTTACGTTGAAATAAAAGTTATGCCCACATTCTGAGCGAGCGCTCACTCTCTTGAAGGAGGTACATGATGGTAGCAAAATTAGAAAATCAGCTAAAAGAGAAAATTGAACAGATAGAAGCTGGAGGAGCACAAAAGTATCATGAAAAAAACAGTGCCCAAAACAAAATGTTCGTGCGTGACCGTCTTAAACAATTATTCGATAAAGGTGAATATACAGTAGAAGATGCAAAATTCGCTAACAACCAAGCAGGTGATCTGCCTGCTGATGGTGTTGTTACTGCGATCGGTAAGATGGGTGGAAAAACAGTTTGTGTAATGGCAAATGACTCTACAGTAAAAGCAGGCTCTTGGGGAGCACGTACTGTAGAAAAAATAATCCGTATTCAAGAAACGGCTCAAAAACTTAAAGTGCCGATGCTGTATCTTGTTGACTCAGCGGGAGCAAGAATAACAGATCAGATCGACATGTTTCCAAATCGGCGCGGAGCAGGGAAAATCTTTTATAATCAAGTGAAGATGTCAGGGATGATCCCTCAGATCTGTATTTTATTTGGTCCTTCTGCTGCAGGTGGAGCATACATTCCAGCTTTCTGTGATGTTGTTATCATGGTTGATCAAAATGCTTCCATGTATTTAGGAAGTCCGCGTATGGCTGAAAAAGTTATTGGCGAAAAAGTAACGCTTGAAGAAATGGGCGGAGCAAGAATGCATTGTTCGATAAGCGGATGCGGTGATGTTCTGGCTGCAGATGAGACAGAAGCAATTGAAGAAGCTCGCCGTTATCTTTCTTACTTCCCTAGTAACTATAAAGAAAAAGCACCGGTTTCTGAAGCACTCTCTCCAAAAGCAGGGAGAGAGCTCGAGGAGATTGTTCCAGAAAATCAAAACGTTCCTTTTGATATGTATGAGTTTATCGATGGATTGATTGATGAGGGCAGCTTCTTTGAGATGAAAAAGCTGTTCGCACAAGAAATCGTTACTGGATTTGGACGTATTAACGGAAAGCCGGTTGGTATTATTGCAAATCAGCCTAAAGTAAAAGGCGGAGTATTATTTGTAGATTCAGCAGATAAAGCTGCACGGTTTATCACTCTCTGTGATGCTTTCTCAATTCCGCTTCTTTTCTTATCAGATGTTCCCGGCTTTATGATTGGGACAAAAGTTGAGAGAGCAGGAATTATCCGACACGGAGCAAAACTGATTGCTGCGATGAGCGATGTTACGGTTCCGAAAATTTCTGTAATCGTTCGTAAAGCATACGGTGCTGGTCTTTACGCAATGGCAGGTCCTGCTTTTGAACCAGACTGCTGTTTGGCGCTTCCAACAGCGCAGATTGCTGTCATGGGACCAGAAGCAGCAGTAAATGCTGTTTATTCCAATAAAATTAACGAGATTGAAGATGTGAAAGAGCGAATTCAATTCGTACAGCAAAAACAGCAGGAATATAAAGAACACATTGATATTTACAAGCTTGCATCAGAAATGATCATTGATGATATCGTTTCCCCTTCATCCCTTAGAGATGAACTGAAGAACCGATTTAGTTTCTATGAAAACAAAGAAATGATTTTCAGTGAACGTAAACATCCAGTATATCCTGTATAAAATGCACCCCTCCTTCTGAAGGAGGGGTGTTTTTGTTTTCGCATTGTTGCTCTTGAAAGTGGTTGATTTCCGCTCCAGGTTGCTCGTTTTCCGCGGGGCGTGCGGTGAGCCTCCTCGCGCATTGCCCGTTCAGGAGTCTCACCTTTAACCAAGTACATGTGCTCCTGCGTTTACAAGCGAATTCTGACGAGGTGTGTTCATCGTCGTTATGGTAATTCCTTTTATATGGTAAAATCATACTAAGAAAATTGATGGTAGGGAGGTATTCTATGAAAGTCGGTGTGATTGGCGGGGGCGCAATTGGCTTATTAATCTCTTATTTTCTCAAATTAAACGGGCATGAACCTGTTATATATACACGAACTAATGCACAAGCTGAATTTTTAAATCAAAATGGAATTACATATAGAAATCAATCAAGCAATGAAAAAAACGTTAATGTTCAAGCACGCCAAGTGAAGGAATATTCAGGTGAAGAATCGTACTGCATCATTACGGTGAAACAAACTTCGATCCCGGAATTATTCTTTTTAAAAGATGAAAAATTCCAAGAAGTATCGTACTTGTTTTTGCAGAACGGGATTAGCCATATAAAATTTTTAGAAAATCTTCCGCAAGAGAATCTCTCAGTGGGAGTTGTGGAGCACGGAGCAGTTAAAGAAAGGTTTTCATCTGTTCACCACTTAGGAGAAGGCAGAATTAAAGTGTCATCTTTTAAAGGTGATTCAACATCTGAATGGATTGAAATTCTTCATAGTTTACATTTTCCTGTCACTGCAGAGAACAATTGGGAAGAAGTGCTGTACAAAAAATTAATTATGAATTCCTCCATAAATCCAGTAACTGCAATGCTTAGAATACCGAACGGTCAATTGATCGAAAATAAATATGCTCTTTCAATCATGAAGGAACTTTTTGAAGAAACAATTTTAGTTTTGGATATGACGGATAAACGAGTTGAATTATGGAAGGAATTGTTAGATCTTTGCAGAAATACTTCATTTAACCGTTCTTCTATGCTAAAGAGCGTCGAAAGCGGCCAAATAACTGAAATAGACAGCATTACAGGTGAAATTATAGAGCGTGCAAAGAATAGGAACATACTGGTTCCTTGTTCTATGCATGTGTTTAAAGCTGTTAAAGCATTGGATTGGAGAGGATGAGTAATTGTCTAGTGTTTTTGGTGCTGTTCTTGCTTCATTCATAACGGTACCATTTCTTGTCTTTTTTGTTGTTAATATGAGCATTTATAAAGTAACCAGGAAAAAAAGAAAAGCTTTTAAAATAAGTACGGATGTAACAACCCTTTTTTTATTTCTTTCGATTGAAAGAATGACAGTTGAAATTTGGGGCCAATCTTATTATTGGGTACTAATCATATTGTTTATATCAGGATGTGTATTGTTCACATTACTAATCTGGAAAAATGATCTGGACATGCCACTGGGGAAAATCTTCAGACTGAACTGGCGGCTGCAGTTTTTGCTGCTTACTTTTGGCTATTTTTCACTTATGGCATACGGGATAATCGATCGCATACTTAAGGCTTAGAGCATATCTTTTATAATCAAGGCTGTTTCTTTGCTATACTCTTTAAGGATGTAATTGATATGCAGAAAGGAAGTACATAAATGAGACTGGAGGAAATAAAACTTCAGACATCGCCATTTCTAGAGAAGTACTTGAATGGAGATGAGGATGCTGCCAGTTTTTTTGATTATAAAGAGCCTTTTAACAACAGGGATTTTTTTAAAAGACAGCAGGAGTTAAAGAATTATTCGTTTCCAAGAAATGAACTGACTGAATATTTGTCATCATACAACCAAAAGATCGGTACTTCAGACAAAACACTGAATAACATTCAAAAATTAAAAAGCAGTGATGGATTAGCAGTTGTAGGAGGGCAGCAAGCCGGTCTTCTTACTGGACCGCTACTCGTAATCTATAAATGTATCAGCACAATTCATTTAGCCAAACAAGCAGAAAAAGAGCTTGGGGTTCCAGTTGCTCCTGTATTCTGGATAGCAGGTGAAGATCATGATATGGATGAGATAAACCACGTTATTGTTCCTATGAATGATACTGCTAAGAAAATTTCTTTAAAAGCAGCGTCATCAGTAAAATCTTCTGCTTCATTGTGGCAATGGGATCCAGATGATGTGAAGCCTTGGCTCAAAGATGTTTTTCGTTCGTTTGGAGAAACTGCTTTCACAAATGACTTCCTTGCACAAACTGAACGTTTTCTTTACGAATCAGACTCTATCGTAACCTTTTTTGCAAAACTTCTTTCATGCTGGTTTTCAGAAGAAGGATTAATATTACTGGATTCAGGTGATCCTGAATTCAAAAAGCTTCAATCTAAATATCTTGAAAAGATGATTCGAAACAATCTTGATATCGATCAGGCATTTAAAATGCAAACTAAGAATCTGAACAGTAAGGGATTTGCTGATCCGATTGAAGTTCAGCAAAACAATGCTCATTTGTTTTACACGAAAAATGGGGAGCGTATTCTGTTATTTCGAAATGAACATGGTTTCACTTCTAAGGAAAAAGACTTTACAATTTCTGTAGATGAATTATTGAAAGAAGCTGCACTTTATCCAGAGAAGTTCAGTAATAATGTAGTGACTCGTCCTTTAATGCAGGAATTCCTGCTGCCTGCTTTATCCTTTATAGCAGGTCCAGGAGAAATTTCATACTGGGCATCACTTGGAAAAGTCTTTCGTCATTTTGACCGTAAAATGCCTGTAGTAATGCCAAGACTGTCTATAACACTTGTACCACAAAGGATTAAGGGACTCTTAGATTCTAAGAAACTTAGAGCGGAACAGGTGTTAGTAGAAGGAACTGAAAAGTACAAAAGAGATTGGTTCGATGAGAACAGACCTGTTGAAACGAATGATTCAATAGAGACTGTGAAATCGGATATCGCAAAATCATATTCACAGCTGGTAAAGCTTGCTGAGGAAATAGATCCTAAGCTGCTTCCAGTCGCTGAGCAAAACTTGAACCGTATTTTATCTGAGATTGATTATATGGAACAAAAGATGGAACAGCGTGTCAGGCAAAAAGTAAAAGTTCCGCTTGCTGAATTTGATGAAATTATGCTGGAATTAAAACCAGGCGGTGTATTGCAAGAAAGAGTGTGGAACGTATATCAATATATGAACGAAGAAGGCTCAGATTTAATAAAAGACCTATTAGAATTCCCTTTTTGTTTCAATGAAAAACATAAAATTGTTTTCCTGTAAAAATGAAAAAATATTTTCGAAAAAATCCTGTGAGACAGCAGGATTTTTTTTTTTGTAAACGAATAATACTTGTAGTGGTGAAAAGTGGAGCGTTGTGGTAGATTTAGGGGAGAAAGTGGGGTGATCATATGTTCATGGGAGAGTATCAGCACAGCATCGATGAGAAAGGACGTATGATCATCCCCTCCAAATTTCGTGAAGAACTAGGCACCGAGTTTATTTTGACTCGCGGGTTGGATCAATGTGTATTCGGTTATCCTTTAAGTGAGTGGAAGGTTA
This genomic interval carries:
- a CDS encoding DUF3397 domain-containing protein, with translation MSSVFGAVLASFITVPFLVFFVVNMSIYKVTRKKRKAFKISTDVTTLFLFLSIERMTVEIWGQSYYWVLIILFISGCVLFTLLIWKNDLDMPLGKIFRLNWRLQFLLLTFGYFSLMAYGIIDRILKA
- a CDS encoding acyl-CoA carboxylase subunit beta — its product is MMVAKLENQLKEKIEQIEAGGAQKYHEKNSAQNKMFVRDRLKQLFDKGEYTVEDAKFANNQAGDLPADGVVTAIGKMGGKTVCVMANDSTVKAGSWGARTVEKIIRIQETAQKLKVPMLYLVDSAGARITDQIDMFPNRRGAGKIFYNQVKMSGMIPQICILFGPSAAGGAYIPAFCDVVIMVDQNASMYLGSPRMAEKVIGEKVTLEEMGGARMHCSISGCGDVLAADETEAIEEARRYLSYFPSNYKEKAPVSEALSPKAGRELEEIVPENQNVPFDMYEFIDGLIDEGSFFEMKKLFAQEIVTGFGRINGKPVGIIANQPKVKGGVLFVDSADKAARFITLCDAFSIPLLFLSDVPGFMIGTKVERAGIIRHGAKLIAAMSDVTVPKISVIVRKAYGAGLYAMAGPAFEPDCCLALPTAQIAVMGPEAAVNAVYSNKINEIEDVKERIQFVQQKQQEYKEHIDIYKLASEMIIDDIVSPSSLRDELKNRFSFYENKEMIFSERKHPVYPV
- a CDS encoding RsfA family transcriptional regulator translates to MTNLRQDAWTKDEDAILAEITLRHIREGSTQLVAFEEVGEKLTRTPAACGFRWNSLIRKQYEKAIAEAKKVRKERNKRKGKQLVLQSSDNSFSVNAEVYSRNEGEKSLSLNEIIVFLQQLQSEGPSAKNLEAENKALLSRLQHMKKENGTLKNKLDKVNKEYESVCRDYKEILQIMERARKLTEVPVEN
- a CDS encoding YceD family protein encodes the protein MKWSLQELKNFYRKPLTFEQNVDASGVMEKDPEIRSIDPVYVEGHADVTQQKATFYLTIKGKMVLPCASTLVDVEFPFSVKTTEIFIFDPNYTEFEDEESLHKVEGHYVDLLPVIEEHILLEKPLKITAGDVTDGPAPKEGKGWQRITDEDRQNRVDPRLAGLAKFFDKDNE
- the rpmF gene encoding 50S ribosomal protein L32; translation: MAVPFRRTSQTRQAKRRTHYKLSMPGMVKCPQCGEYKLSHRVCRECGSYKGKEVVSK
- the bshC gene encoding bacillithiol biosynthesis cysteine-adding enzyme BshC, encoding MRLEEIKLQTSPFLEKYLNGDEDAASFFDYKEPFNNRDFFKRQQELKNYSFPRNELTEYLSSYNQKIGTSDKTLNNIQKLKSSDGLAVVGGQQAGLLTGPLLVIYKCISTIHLAKQAEKELGVPVAPVFWIAGEDHDMDEINHVIVPMNDTAKKISLKAASSVKSSASLWQWDPDDVKPWLKDVFRSFGETAFTNDFLAQTERFLYESDSIVTFFAKLLSCWFSEEGLILLDSGDPEFKKLQSKYLEKMIRNNLDIDQAFKMQTKNLNSKGFADPIEVQQNNAHLFYTKNGERILLFRNEHGFTSKEKDFTISVDELLKEAALYPEKFSNNVVTRPLMQEFLLPALSFIAGPGEISYWASLGKVFRHFDRKMPVVMPRLSITLVPQRIKGLLDSKKLRAEQVLVEGTEKYKRDWFDENRPVETNDSIETVKSDIAKSYSQLVKLAEEIDPKLLPVAEQNLNRILSEIDYMEQKMEQRVRQKVKVPLAEFDEIMLELKPGGVLQERVWNVYQYMNEEGSDLIKDLLEFPFCFNEKHKIVFL
- a CDS encoding ketopantoate reductase family protein, producing the protein MKVGVIGGGAIGLLISYFLKLNGHEPVIYTRTNAQAEFLNQNGITYRNQSSNEKNVNVQARQVKEYSGEESYCIITVKQTSIPELFFLKDEKFQEVSYLFLQNGISHIKFLENLPQENLSVGVVEHGAVKERFSSVHHLGEGRIKVSSFKGDSTSEWIEILHSLHFPVTAENNWEEVLYKKLIMNSSINPVTAMLRIPNGQLIENKYALSIMKELFEETILVLDMTDKRVELWKELLDLCRNTSFNRSSMLKSVESGQITEIDSITGEIIERAKNRNILVPCSMHVFKAVKALDWRG
- a CDS encoding N-acetyltransferase — translated: MFQYEVKKLLVNYKTLEEFKQFKEYGVQELSMLEDLQENMIENDSESPFYGIYYGDKLVARMSLYQIEAAYDQYFDPPQDYLELWKLEVLPHYQTKGLGRALVEFAKTFNLPIKTNGRQQSGSFWEKMGFEAVTYNKDRDRGQNPYVWYPSGVSEQRLA
- a CDS encoding enoyl-CoA hydratase/isomerase family protein; protein product: MSEQPVLWHKENQIGWVTLNRPSVRNAINFEVMEKLSSLLDTAKKDDDVKVLIITGAGTKAFCSGGDLSAFHSLKTEDEAFGMLSKMGNVLDELFFFPKPTAALINGSAVGGGCEIAAACDIRLARAEAKVGFIQGKLGITTGWGGGSYLLERIGQTEAMDLLYSSSPVTAKQGMDLGFIQYVIKGSSKKEAERYLQRYTSQPLGVITSYKTLQLNRFDQQKIKQNVQHEIRRCAKLWASDEHHRRVEAFLKKA
- a CDS encoding acetyl-CoA carboxylase biotin carboxyl carrier protein subunit → MKEITASMAGTVWQVLVSEGDEVTAGQTVIILESMKMEIPVDAADAGTVESIKFASGDFVNEGDVLVTLK
- a CDS encoding nucleotidyltransferase, with translation MRATGVVVEYNPFHNGHYYHLQESKNVTQADCIIAVMSGNFLQRGEPALLSKWKRTKMALLGGADLVIELPYAYATSHAPRFAFGSIYLLQAAGADSFCFGSESGDVTVFNETHELVSSQDHVYQAYISEFISQGFSYPAAAAKAYEQLNMPLTLDLSKPNNILGFEYIRASRELGSVIKPLTIKRKNADYHDVVLGKGDIASATAIREAVFSHDIEKAINYMPSFTFDILKEEKEDKGALMNWERFYPLLRYQLLSSSPSELNRFYEVEEGLENRMIEAMKDSDSFHSFMIRLKTKRYTWTRLQRACLHVLNKVSKEDMHRILESPPAYLRVLGMTETGREYLSSVKKSLELPLVTTVSKHDFEGLKMEAKTSLVYAQGASLSRLEAEKEEYNTPPVMVK
- a CDS encoding acetyl-CoA carboxylase biotin carboxylase subunit, which produces MKKILIANRGEIALRIIQTCKEMNIETVAVYSDADKDLPFVKAADVAIHIGESPVAKSYLQSDSILKAAIEQKVDAIHPGYGLLSENDEFAKKIEEADIKFIGPSPQTIEWMGDKIMARKTMQQAGVPIVPGTIEPIEDVEEGVKLAEQIGYPVMLKASSGGGGIGMVKCENKEDLHKHFVSSQQRAKNYFGSGRMFIEKCIENARHIEVQVMGDTHGNIVHLYERDCSIQRRNQKVVEESPSPFLTESLRSKITEAAVEAAKAVNYVNAGTVEFVVSENGDFYFLEMNTRLQVEHPVTESITGLDLVRWQIQIAQGETLPLAQNEILSKGHAMEFRLYAEDPVSFFPAPGKIEELVWPEMDNVRIDTGYESGNQVTPFYDPMIAKIIVSDSNRAECLISAKRFFDSIQIKGLKTNVPLFQQLLEDEGFRKGNYTTDFLSKRSVSKP